Genomic window (Sulfurovum sp. NBC37-1):
TTGTTACCTCGCTTTTTGAAAAACGTGCTCCAGGGCTTTACCACAATACGGCTGTTGTCTTTGAAAAAGACGGAAATATCGCAGGAAAATACCGGAAAATGCATATTCCAGATGATCCGGGATTTTATGAAAAGTTCTACTTCACTCCCGGAGACCTTGGTTTTGAACCCATTGAAACTTCTGTGGGTAAACTGGGAGTACTGGTCTGCTGGGACCAGTGGTACCCGGAAGCGGCACGCATCATGGCACTCAAAGGTGCCCAATTGCTCATCTATCCAACAGCCATAGGCTGGTTCGATGAGGATACGGACAAAGAGAAAGCACGTCAGCTTGACAGCTGGATCACCATACAGCGTTCCCATGCCATCGCCAACGGCATTCCGGTACTCTCCTGCAACCGTGTCGGTTTTGAACCCGACGGCAGCGGAGTGTTGAACGGAATCCGCTTCTGGGGGAACTCTTTTATCTGCGGCGCACAGGGAGAGATACTTGCACAGGCCGATGGAGAGAATGAACAGATACTGTATGCCGGTATAGTGCATGAACGGACTAAAGAAGTGCGTGATATCTGGCCTTTCCTGCGTGACCGGCGTATAGAAGCATATGACTGTCTGTTCAAACGCTACTGTGACTGAATTTAAGAGAACTTAACTATAATCCAATCAGATAAATAAGATAAAGGAATATTATGGCAAGCAGAAAAGAGATTATGGACCTACCAATGACAGCCGTGGAGAAAGGGAAACCCGTTCATTTCAAAAACCCGCCCAAAGCATTTTATGACGCTATCGGCAGTGAAGAGGGGATGAAAGAATTGATGTATGACTTCTATGACAAGATTTATGAAAGCGACATCGCCAACTTTTTCCCACAGGATGAAGAGGAATTCGACAAAGTTAAATTCAAGAACAGCAAATTTTTCATCCAGATCTGCGGTGGACCAAAGGTCTACGAAGATGAAAGTCAGGGAATGGACCTCAACGAGTATATGATCCGGGTCCATGATGATTTTTCCATCACTGAAAAATCACGTATCGAATGGCTCGGTACCATGCGTGACGCACTGGCAGACAAAGCACAGCATGTCGATATAGAATTGATCAAAGAGTTCTGGGAGTATCTTGAACATTTTTCAAAACTGACGGTCAATACCTTTTCTGACGGAAGTACCTACTACGCCGCCTACATTCAGGCTAAAGAAGACAGCTAATCCGCATAGGGTACTGTCTCCCGACAGTATCCTGCCCATTCATCACTGATCTAAAACACGTATGTGCTTTTGTTCCCACCACATAAACGCAAACATCAATCCCGGTGTTTTGGCAATACTCTCATCAAATATAAAAGCTTGTGCCTCTTTGACCGGGAGTGCGATTACTTCGATCTGCTCGGCATCCACACCACCGCCTTCCGAAACCTTCATTGTCTCATCGACCTCGGCATAATAAAGAGTCTGCCTGCTTCCGGCAAAGCCGACAGAAGTATAAAAAGAAGTGATCTTCTCGATCTTCCCAAGCGGGACATCATAACCGCACTCCTCTTCTATCTCCTCTTTGGCGATCTGCTCAAGAGAGAGGTCTTTGTCGACGATACCCGCACAGAGTTCAACGGTCAGACCGTCATGATTGTTGATGTAGACAGCCGGACGGAACTGCTGCACCAGAATGAAAGCATCTTTTTGGGTATGATAAATAAGTATAGCCACACTGTCATGTGCTTTGACGATCTCCCAGCTTTTTGCCGTGCCGTTCTGCTCATAGGTTACCCTGGCTGTAGAGATGAACCTTGGATCTTCCAGAGGATGTAAAGTAAATTTCTCAATCTTGTTCTGCATCTTCAAACTTCCCTTTGTCATTGACATGTACCGTTCCTGTATATTCTTTCCCCCAGATATAGGAGGGAGTATCATTCAGGAGGTATGCTTCCAGCTTTTTTCTGTTCTCTGTCGTTCCCTTAATGGTCACTTTTTTGTATTTGGTTTCTGTGACATCTTTATATTTTGTAAATTTCTTCATGATTGATGTTGTAATAGATTTCTTACGCAAGTATTTCATCGGATCCACCCAGCGGCCATTCTTCTTCAGTCCAAAGTGAAGATGCGGGCCGGTACTTCTTCCCGAACTCCCTACATAACCGATTATCTGCCCTTTTTTTACCTTCTGTCCGCGCTTGACGCGCATACGGCTCTGATGGGCATAGAATGACTCATAACCTCCACCATGCCTGATTTGAACGACCCGGCCATAGCCGCCTTTCCATCCGGCATAACTGACAGTCCCATCATTGACTGCAAGAAGAGGCGTACCGCGCCTTGCACCAAAATCCGTTCCGTGATGCGGACGGTAACGATGCAAAATCGGATGCCAGCGTCTGTAGGAAAAACTCGATGTAATACGCGCATGTCGAAGCGGCATTCCAAATGTACTGCCTTTTCCCTTTACCCTTCGTTTATAAGTTACTTTTTTCTTCCCTGTCACCGTATAAGCTACTTTTTTATCTGTCTCTTTATAGCCATGCCCATCCTCATCGACATAGATGAATTGGTCGAACTTTCTGGTCTTGACCTTCATCACTTTTATCTCAGGTGGGGTGTAAGGAACCCCAAGCCTACTGCGTTGGGTATAAATGAATGAGACCATATCACCTTTATGCAGTTTTTTGGTATCAATGATACCTTTGAGCGCCTGAGAAGCTTTTTTTGCTACAGTGTCGCGGTTAATGGCTTTTTTTGCATCGGTATAAGGATTTGAATTGATGATGACCTTGGCAAAATATTCCTGGGTCTTGTAGGCAATAGGGATAATATCGAATTTGTACCTGTCTTTCTTGGCTTCTTTGAAAAGATGTATCTGCATCTCTTTGGAAATGGGGATCAACGCCTGTATCAGCGTACCGTTATCATCCAGTAGTTCATAATATTTGTATTTGCTCTGGATATCGGAGAGATATTCCTGGTCTTTGGGGGAAATTGAGTCAAGCATCTCTCGTGAGATATCATGAAAATCCAAATAGTCTGCAAATGTGAAGTCATGAGGCCAGTTCTTCATTTCGGCTTTCATGCCGAAAGAAAGAGTGAACAGTACAACGATCAATATAAGATATTTCAATTCTGCTCCAACCCCGTTCTCTTAGCGATATTCTATGCAATATTATAGCCAATTAAACTAAAGAGGTATACGAAGCAGGTCTTTACAATCAGACTTTTAATCTTTTGCTTGTATAATCAAATAACTATTATTTTCAAAGGATCACAATGATCAGAATAGCATTGATACTGCTGACTGCCCTGCCTCTTTTTGCAGGGTTTTTCCCTTCGACCGTTCACACTTCCGTTTCTGTTGCCAAAGGAGACACAATGGCACTTCGCTCCTCTTTCCCTGCCAACGGTATGAGTGGCATCATCGTACACAACTACGGTAGCGATCTTCAGGCTATTACTGCCTATATTGCACAAACTTCAAAAGGGCATGCAAAAGTGATCAGCAGGGACATCATACATCATGATGAGCTGCCTACCATCAAAACACCGGTCAGAGCAGGTGACAAGGTCATAGGTGGATACCTTTATAACAATGTTCTGCTTCTTGCCCCTGATGCAGATACTTACGCAAAAGTCACTTCCTCTTACACAAAGAATTGGATACACCCAGATCTCTTTGCCATTTACCTTTCCAAAAGAGGAGATGCCTTTCCTACACGTGAAAATCTTTCCTCCTTCGCCAAAGATTACCAGATAGGACTCATCTGTATTGTTCGTAAAAATTCCCTGGTACTGCTTGACCCTGTTTCCGGCAGGATCATCAGTAAAAAGGCGATGGGAAATCTTCCTGCAAAAGCACAGTTTCCTTTCTATATGCACTTCAAAGAGATCCGGACCGGATGGTTCTCAAAAAATGGTTCAGGAAGCTATTACCAAACTATGGAGGCATTGTAGTGCTTGATCCCAAACATGTTGAAACACTCAAGGAGATCGTAGGCAAAGAGAATGTCTACAGCGACAAAGCCCATCTCATCGCCTATTCATACGATGCCACACGTACCCGTTTTGAACCTGATGCGGTCGTTTTCCCAAGAAATGAAGAAGATGTAAGCCGTATCCTTGTCTACTGCAACCACCATAGTATCGTCATCACACCGCG
Coding sequences:
- a CDS encoding peptidoglycan DD-metalloendopeptidase family protein; amino-acid sequence: MKYLILIVVLFTLSFGMKAEMKNWPHDFTFADYLDFHDISREMLDSISPKDQEYLSDIQSKYKYYELLDDNGTLIQALIPISKEMQIHLFKEAKKDRYKFDIIPIAYKTQEYFAKVIINSNPYTDAKKAINRDTVAKKASQALKGIIDTKKLHKGDMVSFIYTQRSRLGVPYTPPEIKVMKVKTRKFDQFIYVDEDGHGYKETDKKVAYTVTGKKKVTYKRRVKGKGSTFGMPLRHARITSSFSYRRWHPILHRYRPHHGTDFGARRGTPLLAVNDGTVSYAGWKGGYGRVVQIRHGGGYESFYAHQSRMRVKRGQKVKKGQIIGYVGSSGRSTGPHLHFGLKKNGRWVDPMKYLRKKSITTSIMKKFTKYKDVTETKYKKVTIKGTTENRKKLEAYLLNDTPSYIWGKEYTGTVHVNDKGKFEDAEQD
- a CDS encoding plasminogen-binding N-terminal domain-containing protein codes for the protein MIRIALILLTALPLFAGFFPSTVHTSVSVAKGDTMALRSSFPANGMSGIIVHNYGSDLQAITAYIAQTSKGHAKVISRDIIHHDELPTIKTPVRAGDKVIGGYLYNNVLLLAPDADTYAKVTSSYTKNWIHPDLFAIYLSKRGDAFPTRENLSSFAKDYQIGLICIVRKNSLVLLDPVSGRIISKKAMGNLPAKAQFPFYMHFKEIRTGWFSKNGSGSYYQTMEAL
- a CDS encoding globin; its protein translation is MASRKEIMDLPMTAVEKGKPVHFKNPPKAFYDAIGSEEGMKELMYDFYDKIYESDIANFFPQDEEEFDKVKFKNSKFFIQICGGPKVYEDESQGMDLNEYMIRVHDDFSITEKSRIEWLGTMRDALADKAQHVDIELIKEFWEYLEHFSKLTVNTFSDGSTYYAAYIQAKEDS
- a CDS encoding carbon-nitrogen hydrolase, which translates into the protein MKTALIQQKFYGNKEDTVRATVEKIEEAASNSTELIVLQELHQNEYFCQSEDTAFFDYAADFDADVSFWGAVAKKHGIVLVTSLFEKRAPGLYHNTAVVFEKDGNIAGKYRKMHIPDDPGFYEKFYFTPGDLGFEPIETSVGKLGVLVCWDQWYPEAARIMALKGAQLLIYPTAIGWFDEDTDKEKARQLDSWITIQRSHAIANGIPVLSCNRVGFEPDGSGVLNGIRFWGNSFICGAQGEILAQADGENEQILYAGIVHERTKEVRDIWPFLRDRRIEAYDCLFKRYCD
- a CDS encoding NUDIX domain-containing protein, translated to MQNKIEKFTLHPLEDPRFISTARVTYEQNGTAKSWEIVKAHDSVAILIYHTQKDAFILVQQFRPAVYINNHDGLTVELCAGIVDKDLSLEQIAKEEIEEECGYDVPLGKIEKITSFYTSVGFAGSRQTLYYAEVDETMKVSEGGGVDAEQIEVIALPVKEAQAFIFDESIAKTPGLMFAFMWWEQKHIRVLDQ